Proteins co-encoded in one Prescottella sp. R16 genomic window:
- the ettA gene encoding energy-dependent translational throttle protein EttA: MAEFIYTMKKVRKAHGDKVILDDVTMSFYPGAKIGVVGPNGAGKSSILKIMAGLDQPSNGEAFLDPEATVGILMQEPPLNEEKTVKENVEEGLGDIKVKLDRFNEIAELMATDYSDELMEEMGKLQEELDHADAWDLDSQLEQAMDALRCPPGDAPVTHLSGGERRRVALCKLLLSKPDLLLLDEPTNHLDAESVLWLEQFLASYPGAVLAVTHDRYFLDHVAQWICEVDRGKLHPYEGNYSTYLEKKAERLEVQGKKDQKLQKRLKEELAWVRSGAKARQTKNKARLDRYEEMVTEAEKHRKLDFEEIQIPTPPRLGNVVVEVEHLDKGFDGRVLIKDLSFTLPRNGIVGVIGPNGVGKTTLFKTIVGLEEPDSGNVKVGETVKLSYVDQSRANIDPKKTVWEVVSDGLDFIEVGQNEMPSRAYVSAFGFKGPDQQKRSEVLSGGERNRLNLALTLKEGGNLILLDEPTNDLDVETLSSLENALQQFPGCAVVISHDRWFLDRTCTHILAWEGNVEEGQWFWFEGNFEAYEANKVERLGVDAARPHRVTHRKLTRD; encoded by the coding sequence GTGGCTGAGTTCATTTACACGATGAAGAAGGTGCGCAAGGCGCATGGTGACAAGGTCATTCTCGACGACGTCACCATGAGCTTCTACCCGGGCGCCAAGATCGGTGTGGTGGGCCCGAACGGCGCCGGCAAGTCGAGCATCCTGAAGATCATGGCCGGTCTGGACCAGCCGTCGAACGGTGAGGCGTTCCTCGATCCCGAGGCGACGGTCGGCATCCTGATGCAGGAGCCGCCGCTCAACGAGGAGAAGACGGTCAAGGAGAACGTCGAGGAGGGTCTCGGCGACATCAAGGTCAAGCTCGACCGGTTCAACGAGATCGCCGAGCTGATGGCGACCGACTACTCGGACGAGCTGATGGAGGAGATGGGCAAACTCCAGGAGGAGCTCGACCACGCCGACGCGTGGGATCTCGACTCGCAGCTCGAACAGGCGATGGACGCGTTGCGCTGCCCTCCGGGCGACGCCCCCGTCACCCATCTGTCCGGTGGTGAGCGCCGCCGCGTGGCGCTGTGCAAGCTGCTGCTGAGCAAGCCCGACCTGCTGCTCCTCGACGAGCCCACCAACCACCTCGACGCCGAGTCGGTGCTGTGGCTCGAGCAGTTCCTCGCGTCGTACCCGGGCGCCGTGCTGGCCGTCACCCACGACCGGTACTTCCTCGACCACGTCGCGCAGTGGATCTGTGAGGTCGACCGCGGCAAGCTGCACCCGTACGAGGGCAACTACTCCACCTACCTGGAGAAGAAGGCCGAGCGGCTCGAGGTCCAGGGCAAGAAGGACCAGAAGCTGCAGAAGCGCCTCAAGGAGGAGCTGGCCTGGGTGCGGTCCGGTGCGAAGGCCCGGCAGACCAAGAACAAGGCCCGCCTCGACCGCTACGAGGAGATGGTCACCGAAGCCGAGAAGCACCGCAAGCTCGACTTCGAGGAGATCCAGATCCCGACGCCGCCGCGTCTCGGCAACGTCGTCGTCGAGGTCGAGCACCTGGACAAGGGTTTCGACGGCCGCGTCCTGATCAAGGACCTGTCGTTCACGCTGCCGCGCAACGGCATCGTCGGTGTCATCGGCCCCAACGGTGTCGGTAAGACCACGCTGTTCAAGACGATCGTCGGACTCGAGGAGCCGGATTCGGGCAACGTCAAGGTGGGCGAGACGGTCAAGCTCAGCTACGTCGACCAGAGCCGCGCCAACATCGACCCGAAGAAGACGGTGTGGGAGGTCGTCTCCGACGGCCTCGACTTCATCGAGGTCGGCCAGAACGAGATGCCGTCCCGCGCGTACGTCAGCGCGTTCGGTTTCAAGGGCCCGGACCAGCAGAAGCGGTCGGAGGTGCTCTCCGGTGGTGAGCGCAACCGCCTCAACCTGGCGCTGACCCTCAAAGAGGGCGGCAACCTGATCCTGCTCGACGAGCCGACCAACGACCTCGACGTCGAAACCCTCAGCTCGCTCGAGAACGCGCTGCAGCAGTTCCCGGGCTGCGCCGTCGTGATCTCCCACGACCGCTGGTTCCTCGACCGCACCTGCACCCACATCCTCGCGTGGGAGGGCAACGTCGAAGAGGGGCAGTGGTTCTGGTTCGAGGGCAACTTCGAGGCGTACGAGGCGAACAAGGTCGAGCGGCTCGGTGTCGATGCTGCACGCCCGCACCGCGTCACGCACCGCAAGCTGACCCGCGACTGA
- a CDS encoding single-stranded DNA-binding protein encodes MYETHAAVVGTVITDPVKRETLTGEEVLSFRMASNIRRRDRESGEWVDGGTLYLTVSCWRRLVSGVAASLMKGDPIIAYGELRTNEYVTRDGEARSGLEMRAAAVGPDLSRCSVKLDRTGRVRPAAASDEQPAPEPGSGDVTDAGELVDAEPALVG; translated from the coding sequence ATGTACGAGACCCACGCCGCCGTCGTCGGCACGGTCATCACCGATCCCGTCAAGCGGGAAACGCTCACCGGTGAGGAGGTGCTGAGCTTCCGCATGGCCAGCAACATCCGCCGCCGCGACCGCGAGTCCGGGGAATGGGTCGACGGCGGCACGCTGTACCTGACCGTCAGCTGCTGGCGCCGGCTCGTCTCGGGCGTCGCCGCATCCCTCATGAAGGGCGATCCGATCATCGCGTACGGCGAACTGCGCACCAACGAGTACGTCACCCGCGACGGCGAAGCACGCAGCGGCCTCGAGATGCGGGCCGCCGCCGTCGGACCCGACCTGTCCCGGTGCAGCGTCAAACTCGACCGCACCGGCCGGGTGCGTCCCGCAGCCGCGTCGGACGAGCAGCCGGCCCCGGAGCCGGGATCGGGTGACGTGACGGACGCCGGGGAACTCGTCGACGCGGAACCCGCGCTCGTCGGCTGA
- a CDS encoding lipase family protein, whose product MRRSRSKALHRTTAVGAALALAVLAPATASAGGASDDVTAPGHVESVRQLPTELGLAGADRQYRIEYTTRDAAGRPASSTGAVFVPPGTPPEGGWPVVSWAHGTVGLGDSCAPSNNPRTERDANYLNHWLSQGYAIVATDYIGLGTPGVHPYLEGESEANAVVDMVRAGRAVVPELSPRWMVIGQSQGGHAALVAAHKATTYAPDLDYRGAVTTGAPSNLEHGFVIGGPWIPNLGLDGLTSFTTYILAGMRETMPQVDVDSYLTPRGRELVDAAEVNCYDVQDEAVSGVSVGDILARPLAEPEFRDAMTTYLGVPPNGYDRPLFVAQGLLDTVVPAPFSFKLAADFAVAGLDATYRTYPTGHSETMAASLPDSTPFVQRQLG is encoded by the coding sequence ATGCGCCGATCACGTTCGAAGGCACTGCACCGCACCACGGCGGTCGGCGCGGCGCTCGCGCTCGCCGTCCTCGCACCGGCCACCGCGTCGGCCGGGGGAGCATCGGACGACGTCACCGCGCCCGGCCACGTCGAGTCGGTTCGGCAACTGCCCACCGAACTCGGGCTGGCCGGCGCGGACCGCCAGTACCGGATCGAGTACACGACGCGGGACGCCGCCGGGCGTCCCGCGTCGAGCACCGGGGCGGTGTTCGTGCCGCCGGGCACCCCGCCGGAGGGCGGCTGGCCGGTGGTGTCGTGGGCACACGGCACCGTCGGCCTGGGCGATTCGTGTGCGCCGTCGAACAATCCGCGGACCGAACGGGACGCGAACTATCTGAACCACTGGCTGTCGCAGGGATACGCGATCGTCGCCACCGACTACATCGGACTCGGCACCCCGGGCGTGCACCCGTATCTCGAGGGCGAGTCCGAGGCGAACGCCGTCGTCGACATGGTCCGGGCCGGCCGCGCGGTCGTCCCGGAGCTGTCGCCGCGCTGGATGGTGATCGGGCAGTCCCAGGGCGGGCACGCGGCCCTCGTCGCCGCCCACAAGGCCACGACGTACGCGCCGGACCTCGACTATCGCGGGGCCGTCACCACCGGCGCCCCGTCCAATCTCGAGCACGGCTTCGTGATCGGTGGACCCTGGATCCCGAACCTCGGACTCGACGGACTCACGTCGTTCACCACCTACATCTTGGCGGGCATGCGCGAAACCATGCCCCAGGTCGACGTCGACAGCTATCTGACGCCGCGCGGCCGGGAACTCGTCGACGCCGCCGAGGTCAACTGCTACGACGTACAGGACGAGGCCGTCTCGGGGGTCTCGGTCGGTGACATCCTCGCCCGACCGCTCGCCGAACCGGAGTTCCGGGACGCGATGACCACCTACCTGGGCGTCCCGCCGAACGGCTACGACCGGCCGCTGTTCGTCGCCCAGGGACTGCTCGACACCGTCGTCCCGGCGCCGTTCTCGTTCAAGCTGGCCGCCGACTTCGCCGTCGCCGGTCTCGATGCCACCTACCGGACGTACCCCACCGGGCACAGCGAGACCATGGCGGCGTCCCTGCCCGACAGCACACCGTTCGTGCAGCGGCAGTTGGGGTGA
- a CDS encoding thioesterase family protein — protein sequence MSETKVYTCDVQIRWGDSDRLGHVNNARVIEFMQEGRALFLKEQVRAAGGRAGAVVVRKMDAEFLRPLTDASGPVRVEVSVVHLGTSSFTMRHVVKDADGNVCAAGDALLVAFDVRTEKSRPLTDMEREVLGRYLPAATLT from the coding sequence GTGTCCGAAACGAAGGTCTACACGTGCGACGTCCAGATCCGGTGGGGTGACTCCGACCGGCTCGGGCACGTCAACAATGCACGCGTCATCGAATTCATGCAGGAGGGCCGCGCCCTGTTCCTGAAGGAACAGGTGCGGGCCGCCGGCGGGCGCGCCGGGGCGGTCGTCGTCCGCAAGATGGACGCCGAGTTCCTGCGGCCCCTCACCGACGCGTCCGGCCCGGTGCGGGTCGAGGTGTCGGTCGTGCACCTGGGAACGTCGTCGTTCACGATGCGGCACGTCGTCAAGGACGCCGACGGCAACGTGTGCGCGGCCGGGGATGCGCTGCTGGTGGCATTCGACGTCCGCACCGAGAAGTCGCGTCCCCTGACCGACATGGAACGTGAGGTCCTGGGCCGGTACCTGCCGGCCGCCACACTCACGTAA